The genome window ATACTATACCACAGTGCTAATGTCATCGGCTTCATCTGGTTTCTTTTGCCTGCTTGGCAGGGATTTCAAGTACTCAAGGTGCCTCCTTGCATCCTCCTGGTTTTGCCGGACGTAATAAACCACGTACGAGATCACCATGGTGAACCAGCCAAACATGGTGACCAGCATGGCGTAATCGGTAGTCTTTTTAGGAAGGTTGCAGAGGTCAGCATCATTGGCAGCGTTGAGGAACGGTCTCCCCGCATGTTCATCCAGCACAGAAGTCTTGCAGATGACGTTGTTGGCTGTCTCGTGGTTGGAGGCCATGCTCCTCAACACCTGCTGCAGCGTGCAGTCACAGTGCCAGGGATTGTTTGCAATTCTGGCTCTGGCCTTTAAGTTGTTGAAAGCGTTTTTGTGCACACTTTGAATCCGGTTGTCGGACAAATCCAGAGTCTGCAAGGTTTCTGCCACCCCTTTGAAGGCATGTTCATCTATAAACTCAATCCCGTTTTTTGATAAATTGAGGACTCTCAGTTGGTGCAAGTCCTTAAAAATTTCATTGGGGATTGATGTTATCTGATTGGAGTCCAAATAAAGTAAGACTGTTTCTGGAGGAAGATCTCTGGGTATTTCCTTGAGGTTCGCATTGCTACAGCTGACGTTCAGACCTCCGGAGTGAGAACAGAGGCAGCCTTTCGGGCACATACTGGCAGAATGAAAGCACAGTATCATGAGGACAAAACTTTGTAAGAGCAGACACATGGAGAGGGAACGAGTTAACCACAGGTCTACCAAATGCATGCTGGGGTGTCAGCATAATCACACGCCCATTTCTTCTTCAGCCAACAGTGGTGGGAAAAGGATCCGCAAAGCTGAAACGTGGCTTCATTTTCTTCGGTGGGATTAGTTAAAAACTGACTAACATGTGGGCTTCCTCATGGTCAATACTCTTCTTAAAAGCGCACCtacagagaggaaggaagacaaGTTGCTTATACCATAATTCCAatccaaattttgttttctttaaaaaaaaaaaaaaaggaagaaataaaatgaagtcaACGTGATGTACAACACTAAATAAATGATGCATTATCCTATCAGCACACCAAAGAATTTATTCAGGTAACTTCTGTTAGCATTCATCTGAGTTTAGTATATAAATCCCCAGGATGTTTTTTAAAGGGAACTTACGACTAATTGCACAGGTTTGGGCTTTAATACTTAGTAGAGGAGGCACTGGTTTGTTTTTATCAGACTTTTCTAAAACAGctataaaactaaattaaattttcCCTTGCTAAAGTAGAAAATGCATTATTAGGACCTAAGAGCTGGATCTCCAGCAACAGTGACACGTAATTGAG of Rissa tridactyla isolate bRisTri1 chromosome 2, bRisTri1.patW.cur.20221130, whole genome shotgun sequence contains these proteins:
- the LRRC3B gene encoding leucine-rich repeat-containing protein 3B, translating into MHLVDLWLTRSLSMCLLLQSFVLMILCFHSASMCPKGCLCSHSGGLNVSCSNANLKEIPRDLPPETVLLYLDSNQITSIPNEIFKDLHQLRVLNLSKNGIEFIDEHAFKGVAETLQTLDLSDNRIQSVHKNAFNNLKARARIANNPWHCDCTLQQVLRSMASNHETANNVICKTSVLDEHAGRPFLNAANDADLCNLPKKTTDYAMLVTMFGWFTMVISYVVYYVRQNQEDARRHLEYLKSLPSRQKKPDEADDISTVV